In a single window of the Acinetobacter tibetensis genome:
- the benB gene encoding benzoate 1,2-dioxygenase small subunit, protein MNATATLERSSLEQISQFLYQEARFLDDEQWDDWLNCYAPSASFWMPAWDDDDRLTEDPQSEISLIYYPDRQGLEDRVFRIKTERSSATMPDTRTSHNISNIEVIAREGDKVTIRFNWNTLSFRYKTNYSYFGMSRYEIDFSGAQPQILSKYVVLKNDYINQVIDIYHL, encoded by the coding sequence ATGAATGCCACTGCCACTTTAGAACGCAGCTCACTCGAGCAGATCTCGCAATTTCTATATCAAGAAGCACGTTTTCTGGATGATGAACAATGGGATGACTGGTTAAATTGTTATGCCCCATCTGCTTCTTTCTGGATGCCTGCTTGGGATGATGATGACCGTTTAACTGAAGATCCTCAGTCTGAAATTTCGCTGATTTATTACCCAGACCGTCAAGGTTTAGAAGATCGTGTGTTCCGAATTAAAACCGAACGTTCTTCTGCAACCATGCCCGACACACGTACTAGCCATAACATCAGCAACATTGAAGTAATCGCACGTGAGGGAGACAAAGTAACAATTCGTTTTAACTGGAATACCTTAAGTTTCCGTTACAAAACCAACTATAGCTATTTTGGCATGTCACGTTACGAAATCGATTTTTCAGGTGCGCAACCACAGATTTTAAGCAAATACGTGGTACTCAAAAATGACTATATCAATCAAGTCATTGATATTTACCACCTCTGA